From a single Callithrix jacchus isolate 240 chromosome 5, calJac240_pri, whole genome shotgun sequence genomic region:
- the LOC144582542 gene encoding uncharacterized protein LOC144582542, whose product MGSRPHRSRQHSRRTGAGAQEQKHKSRPRRSRRAGAEAQEQARRSRSTGAGAQEQKRRSRRAGAEAQEQKHKSRPHRSRRAGAGRAGAEAQEQARRSRSTGAGAQEQAPQEQAAQEQAAQEQAAQEQAAQEQARRSRVRTVYLLPLPRRPCELDPGSTCGKYLTSVTASLM is encoded by the exons ATGGG GAGCAGGCCGCACAGGAGCAGGCAGCACAGCAGGCGCACAGGAGCAGGCGCGCAGGAGCAGAAGCACAAGAGCAGGCCGCGTAGGAGCAGGCGCGCAGGAGCAGAAGCACAAGAGCAGGCGCGCAGAAGCAGAAGCACAGGAGCAGGCGCGCAGGAGCAGAAGCGCAGGAGCAGGCGCGCAGGAGCAGAAGCGCAGGAGCAGAAGCACAAGAGCAGGCCGCACAGGAGCAGGCGCGCAGGAGCAGGCCGCGCAGGAGCAGAAGCACAAGAGCAGGCGCGCAGGAGCAGAAGCACAGGAGCAGGCGCGCAGGAGCAGGCCCCGCAGGAGCAGGCGGCGCAGGAGCAGGCCGCGCAGGAGCAGGCGGCGCAGGAGCAGGCCGCGCAGGAGCAGGCGCGCAGGAGCAGGGTCCGGACCGTGTACCTCTTGCCCCTCCCACGCCGGCCATGTGAACTGGACCCCGGAAGTACCTGTGGAAAATACTTGACCAGCGTGACCGCGAGCTTGATGTAG
- the TAX1BP3 gene encoding tax1-binding protein 3 → MSYIPGQPVTAVVQRVEIHKLRQGENLILGFSIGGGIDQDPSQNPFSEDKTDKGIYVTRVSEGGPAEIAGLQIGDKIMQVNGWDMTMVTHDQARKRLTKRSEEVVRLLVTRQSLQKAVQQSMLS, encoded by the exons ATGTCCTACATTCCGGGCCAGCCGGTCACCGCCGTGGTG CAAAGAGTTGAAATTCACAAGCTGCGTCAAGGTGAGAACTTAATCCTGGGCTTCAGCATTGGAGGTGGAATCGACCAGGATCCTTCCCAGAATCCCTTCTCGGAAGACAAGACAGACAAG GGCATTTATGTCACACGGGTGTCCGAAGGAGGCCCTGCTGAAATCGCTGGGCTGCAGATTGGAGACAAGATCATGCAG GTGAACGGCTGGGACATGACCATGGTCACACATGACCAGGCCCGGAAGCGGCTCACCAAGCGCTCGGAGGAGGTGGTACGCCTGCTGGTGACCCGGCAGTCCCTGCAGAAGGCCGTGCAGCAGTCCATGCTGTCCTAG
- the LOC118153673 gene encoding uncharacterized protein LOC118153673 isoform X1, which yields MPKMEIYSLGEHSCRGGVQRSIQTPRLAEHITQMETQKEEEQNSTWETVETGESACPTPPPIQDSRERPGHTHHVRVGDPRRGNAHPSCVSAHPGPGSKAGQKGGRGCHSRLGTAPPPDLPPGGGAGCNGRSISSFQRLRLMDVGIRARPPSAARLGTRRPGKGALSQAPWPSPPRARGLGSVQGLGRLSGPGRPCSVAGAAVSGSGKARTRALAAGSQEPRVRCFVNLLGVSVSRSGRWGRAKTRRSPRKRTHHHGGDRLARNVGHLDPTLVAQPHSQKPAEEFLRPRPRCLTKAALLGPPPHE from the exons ATGCCGAAAATGGAGATCTACAGCCTTGGGGAGCACTCATGCAGAGGAGGAGTCCAAAGGAGCATCCAGACACCTCGCCTGGCTGAACACATCACCCAGATGGagacccagaaggaggaggagcag AATTCTACATGGGAGACAGTGGAGACTGGGGAGTCAGCCTGTCCAACCCCACCCCCAATCCAAGACTCAAGGGAGAGGCCAGGCCACACACACCACGTCAG GGTTGGAGATCCAAGAAGAGGAAATGCTCATCCCAGCTGTGTGAGCGCCCACCCTGGGCCGGGCAGCAAGGCTGGACAGAAAGGGGGAAGGGGCTGCCACAGCAGGCTCGGGACAGCCCCACCCCCAGATCTCCCTCCGGGCGGCGGCGCAGGCTGCAATGGAAGAAGCATTTCCTCATTCCAGAGGCTGCGACTCATGGACGTCGGGATCCGCGCCCGCCCCCCCTCAGCTGCCCGGCTGGGGACACGAAGGCCCGGGAAGGGGGCGCTTTCCCAGGCTCCGTGGCCCTCCCCGCCCCGCGCGCGCGGTCTGGGCTCTGTCCAGGGTCTAGGGAGGCTCTCGGGTCCCGGCCGTCCCTGTTCCGTGGCTGGGGCAGCTGTGTCCGGCTCCGGCAAGGCGAGGACTCGAGCCCTGGCCGCCGGTTCGCAGGAACCCCGGGTTCGATGCTTTGTCAACCTGCTTGGGGTGTCAGTTTCCCGCTCTGGGAGGTGGGGTCGGGCCAAGACGAGGAGGAGCCCGCGCAAGCGCACTCACCACCACGGCGGTGACCGGCTGGCCCGGAATGTAGGACATCTCGACCCCACTCTGGTCGCCCAGCCCCACTCGCAGAAGCCGGCAGAAGAGTTCCTGCGGCCGCGCCCTCGCTGCTTAACAAAGGCCGCCCTGCTCGGCCCGCCCCCTCATGAATAG
- the LOC118153673 gene encoding uncharacterized protein LOC118153673 isoform X2, producing MPKMEIYSLGEHSCRGGVQRSIQTPRLAEHITQMETQKEEEQGWRSKKRKCSSQLCERPPWAGQQGWTERGKGLPQQARDSPTPRSPSGRRRRLQWKKHFLIPEAATHGRRDPRPPPLSCPAGDTKAREGGAFPGSVALPAPRARSGLCPGSREALGSRPSLFRGWGSCVRLRQGEDSSPGRRFAGTPGSMLCQPAWGVSFPLWEVGSGQDEEEPAQAHSPPRR from the exons ATGCCGAAAATGGAGATCTACAGCCTTGGGGAGCACTCATGCAGAGGAGGAGTCCAAAGGAGCATCCAGACACCTCGCCTGGCTGAACACATCACCCAGATGGagacccagaaggaggaggagcag GGTTGGAGATCCAAGAAGAGGAAATGCTCATCCCAGCTGTGTGAGCGCCCACCCTGGGCCGGGCAGCAAGGCTGGACAGAAAGGGGGAAGGGGCTGCCACAGCAGGCTCGGGACAGCCCCACCCCCAGATCTCCCTCCGGGCGGCGGCGCAGGCTGCAATGGAAGAAGCATTTCCTCATTCCAGAGGCTGCGACTCATGGACGTCGGGATCCGCGCCCGCCCCCCCTCAGCTGCCCGGCTGGGGACACGAAGGCCCGGGAAGGGGGCGCTTTCCCAGGCTCCGTGGCCCTCCCCGCCCCGCGCGCGCGGTCTGGGCTCTGTCCAGGGTCTAGGGAGGCTCTCGGGTCCCGGCCGTCCCTGTTCCGTGGCTGGGGCAGCTGTGTCCGGCTCCGGCAAGGCGAGGACTCGAGCCCTGGCCGCCGGTTCGCAGGAACCCCGGGTTCGATGCTTTGTCAACCTGCTTGGGGTGTCAGTTTCCCGCTCTGGGAGGTGGGGTCGGGCCAAGACGAGGAGGAGCCCGCGCAAGCGCACTCACCACCACGGCGGTGA
- the EMC6 gene encoding ER membrane protein complex subunit 6: MAAVVAKREGPPFISEAAVRGNAAVLDYCRTSVSALSGATAGILGLTGLYGFIFYLLASVLLSLLLILKAGRRWNKYFKSRRPLFTGGLIGGLFTYVLFWTFLYGMVHVY, encoded by the coding sequence ATGGCCGCGGTGGTGGCCAAGCGGGAAGGGCCGCCGTTCATCAGCGAGGCGGCCGTGCGGGGCAACGCCGCCGTCCTGGATTACTGCCGGACCTCGGTGTCAGCGCTGTCGGGGGCCACGGCCGGCATCCTCGGCCTCACCGGCCTCTACGGCTTCATCTTTTACCTGCTCGCCTCCGTCCTGCTCTCCCTGCTCCTCATTCTCAAGGCGGGAAGGAGGTGGAACAAATATTTCAAATCACGAAGACCTCTCTTTACAGGAGGCCTCATCGGAGGCCTGTTCACCTACGTCCTGTTCTGGACGTTCCTCTATGGCATGGTGCACGTCTACTGA